One part of the Fusobacterium pseudoperiodonticum genome encodes these proteins:
- the hemC gene encoding hydroxymethylbilane synthase: MKRHVVIGSRGSILALAQANLVKSSLEANYPDLTFEIKEIVTSGDKDLKSNWENSNASLKSFFTKEIEQELLDGQIDIAVHSMKDMPAVSPKGLICGAIPDREDARDVLISKNGFLVTLPQGAKIGTSSLRRVMNLKAIRPDFEIKHLRGNIHTRLKKLETEDYDAIILAAAGLKRTGMADKITEYLSGEAFPPAPAQGVLYIQCRENDEEIKGILKSIHNEDIAKIVEIEREFSKIFDGGCHTPMGCYSQVDGDKIKFIGAYSHDGKQIRVVIEDDLAKGKEIAHMAAEEIKAKINKENL; encoded by the coding sequence ATGAAAAGACATGTTGTAATAGGAAGTAGAGGAAGTATATTAGCTTTAGCTCAAGCAAATCTTGTTAAAAGTAGCTTAGAAGCTAATTATCCAGATTTAACTTTTGAAATTAAAGAAATAGTAACAAGTGGAGATAAGGACTTAAAATCAAATTGGGAAAATAGTAATGCTTCTTTAAAAAGCTTTTTTACTAAGGAAATTGAGCAAGAATTATTAGATGGACAGATAGATATAGCTGTGCACTCTATGAAAGATATGCCTGCAGTTTCTCCTAAGGGCTTAATTTGTGGAGCAATTCCTGATAGAGAAGATGCAAGAGATGTATTAATATCTAAGAATGGTTTTTTAGTAACTTTACCTCAAGGTGCTAAGATTGGAACAAGTTCACTTAGAAGAGTTATGAACTTAAAGGCTATAAGACCTGATTTTGAGATAAAGCATTTAAGAGGAAATATACATACAAGACTTAAGAAATTAGAAACAGAAGATTATGATGCAATTATACTTGCTGCAGCAGGTCTTAAAAGAACAGGTATGGCTGATAAGATTACTGAGTATTTAAGTGGAGAAGCTTTTCCTCCTGCACCTGCACAAGGAGTTTTATATATCCAATGTAGAGAAAATGATGAAGAAATAAAAGGAATTTTAAAATCTATACATAATGAGGATATTGCTAAAATAGTTGAAATAGAAAGAGAATTTTCTAAAATTTTTGATGGTGGTTGTCACACTCCTATGGGTTGCTATTCTCAAGTAGATGGAGATAAAATTAAATTTATTGGAGCCTATTCACATGATGGAAAGCAAATAAGGGTTGTAATTGAAGATGATCTAGCTAAGGGTAAAGAGATTGCACATATGGCAGCAGAAGAAATAAAAGCTAAAATCAATAAAGAAAATCTT
- the hemA gene encoding glutamyl-tRNA reductase: MLDLDKIVVIGVSHENLSLLEREEFMRTRPKYIIEKLYKEKKINAFINLSTCLRTEFYIELNSSISVDEIKKLFSVEMLVKTGIEAIEYLFKVSCGFYSVIKGEDQILAQVKSSHSEALENEHSSKFLNIIFNKAIELGKKFRTKSMIAHNALSLEAISLKFIKNKFPNIEDKNIFILGIGELAQDILTLLSKEQLKNIYITNRTYHKAEQIKKKFEMVNIIDYKEKYKEMFEADVIISATSAPHIVVEYDKFVPKMREDKDYLFIDLAVPRDVDERLANFKNIEICNLDDIWKVYNEHSMNRDKLLEDYSYLIDEQMEKLLKSLDYYKENAL, encoded by the coding sequence ATGCTAGATCTAGATAAAATTGTTGTAATTGGAGTTTCTCATGAAAACTTATCTTTACTTGAAAGAGAAGAATTTATGAGAACTAGACCAAAATACATTATTGAAAAACTGTATAAAGAAAAAAAAATAAATGCCTTTATCAATTTATCAACTTGCCTTAGAACAGAATTCTATATAGAACTAAATTCAAGTATAAGTGTTGATGAGATTAAAAAGCTATTTTCAGTGGAAATGCTAGTAAAAACTGGAATAGAAGCTATTGAATACCTATTTAAAGTTAGTTGTGGGTTCTATTCAGTTATAAAGGGAGAAGATCAAATTTTAGCTCAAGTAAAGTCATCTCACTCTGAAGCACTTGAAAATGAGCATAGTTCAAAATTTTTAAATATTATCTTTAATAAAGCAATAGAGCTAGGAAAGAAATTTAGAACTAAGAGTATGATAGCACATAATGCACTCTCATTGGAAGCTATATCTTTAAAATTTATTAAAAATAAATTTCCTAATATAGAAGATAAAAATATATTTATCTTAGGAATAGGTGAATTAGCTCAAGATATTCTAACACTATTATCAAAGGAACAATTGAAAAATATATACATTACTAATAGAACATATCATAAGGCTGAACAAATAAAAAAGAAGTTTGAAATGGTAAATATCATTGATTACAAGGAAAAATATAAGGAGATGTTCGAAGCTGACGTTATCATATCTGCTACTTCAGCACCTCATATAGTTGTTGAATATGATAAATTTGTACCTAAAATGAGAGAGGATAAAGATTATCTTTTTATTGATTTAGCTGTTCCTAGAGATGTTGATGAAAGACTTGCAAATTTTAAAAATATAGAGATATGCAATCTGGATGATATTTGGAAAGTCTATAATGAGCATTCTATGAATAGAGATAAACTTTTAGAAGATTATTCATATTTAATTGATGAACAAATGGAAAAACTGCTAAAATCATTGGATTATTATAAAGAGAACGCTTTATAA